Within the Deltaproteobacteria bacterium genome, the region CGGTCTGGCCGGAACCGGGGACAAGAACGCGCCGTTCACCATGCAGTCCATGGCCAACATGCTCGACAGCATGGGCGTGCAGGTCGACCGGGCCTCGATCAAGCCCAAGAACGTGGCCGCGGTCATGGTCACGGCCAAGATGCCGGTTTCGTCACGACCCGGCGCGCGGATGGACGTCACGGTGTCGTCCATGGGCGACGCGTCCTCGTTGCTGGGCGGGGTGTTGCTGATGACGCCGCTCAAGGGCGTGGATGGCAATGTCTATGCCCTGAGCCAGGGGCCCTTGATCGTGGGCGGCTTTTCCGCCGGCGGCGACGCGACCCAGGCCACGAAGAACATTACCACCGTGGCCCGCATTCCGAGCGGCGCGATCATCGAACGCGGCGTGCCCTTTACCTTCAATGACCAGCAGAATGTAACCATAAACATGCACGGCGAGGACTTTTCCACGACCAAGCGCGTGGCGGACGCGGTCAATCGGGCCCTGGGCGGAACATTCGCCCAGGCTCGGGACGTGGCCACGGTCAACCTGGCCGTGCCGCCCCGATATCAGGGCGATATCGTCACCCTGATGGCCTCCCTGGAGAATCTGGAGATCAGTCCGGATTCGCGGGCCAAGGTCGTCGTGGACGAAAAGACCGGAACCGTGGTTTTGGGGGCCAATGTTTCCCTGTCGAGGGTCGCGGTATCCCATGGGAATTTGAACGTGGTCGTGTCCGAGCAGCCCCAGGTTTCCCAGCCAGGGGCGTTTTCTCCCGGACAGACCGTGGTCACTCCCCAGACCCAGGTGGGCGTCAGGGAAGAGCAGCGGCGCCTCGTGCTCATGGATGGAGCCTCCATCCAGGAACTGGTCGACGGCTTGAACGCCATCGGCGCCACGCCCCGCGATCTTATTTCCATCCTGCGGACCATGAAGGCCGCCGGAGCCCTGCACGCCGAGCTTGAAGTGCTTTAGCGCCGGAGGAACCATGAGCGAGAACACGATGACCACCCCTGCCCTGGCCAACACGGACACGACCCAAAATCTGCAACTGCGCTTGCAGGAGCTGCGCTCCCGCCTGCGACCGGGCCAGGGCGAGGACGCCAAGCTGGAGAAGTCCTGTCAGGATTTCGAAGCCGTGTTCATCGGCCAGATCTGGAAGCAGATGCGTTCCTCCGTGCCCAAGGATGGCCTGCTCCATTCCAAGGAGGAGGAAAGTTATCTGTCCATGTTCGACCAGGAGTTGTCGGTGAAGATGGCCCGGAGTGGAGGCATTGGCTTGGGGGACATGCTCCGGGCCAGCCTGTCCGAACGTCTGGCCGCGGCCAGCAAGGGCACGGCCTCGTCCACGCCGCTGCTGCCCCTGGATACGTCCGCCCTGGCCCAGACCGCCTCGCCACGGGTCCAGGCCGGAACCCTGGCCGCGCAGACCGCCCAACATCAGGCCGAGCTCCTGGCCCAGCGCATCGTGGGCGGCCGGGCTCCGGAGTCGCCCAAGCCCGAAGTGGCCGCGAACGCGGTCAAGGTTTCCCTGTCCGAGTTGGAAAATGCCTTGAAGGCCGTGAGCCTGGACGAGGCGGACCGGATGTGAACCCCGTGCGTGACCTCTTCCGGGGTCACGCCACGGCGGTGGCCAAAAACTTGCACAACATGTCCTGAACAGGATCCACCGGGAAGAAATTTCCGGGCGGAGAGACGAAAAAATCCATGGAGTGCGCCATGCTTGAGATCATAACCGACAGTCTGACCCGCCAAACAAAAGGCTCGCAGCTTCTGACCATCCTCTTGCAGGAAGAATATGCCTTGTTGCGCGCGAGCAAGCCCGATCAGGTCGCGGCTTTGGAGCTGACCATCCAGGAATTGATTCGGCAGCTGGTGCGCGAACGCGAATTCTTGCTCCGCATTCTGCGGGCCGGAGGCTTTGCCAAGCTGCGTCCATATCTGGATACCCTGGACGAGACAGCCCGGGTCGGCGTGGAGACGACGCTGGCCAGACTGAGCGATTTCGAACAAACGAGCGCCCGCCAGGCGACCATCAACGCCGATTTGGCCATGGCCCTGTGGACCCAAAGCGGCGAACTGCTGCGTCATTTCCAGAACAAGGTCGCCCCCCGGGAGCGCAACACCTACACGGCCAAGGGGACTTGGTATAACCGGCCGACCACGGCCGCCTTGGTGCGCGGGAGGCTCTGATGCCAGGCGTGACCGGTCTGTTCGACATCGGCAAGAAGTCCCTTTTTGCCAGTCAGACCGCCATCGAGGTCGTTGGCAACAATATCTCCAACGCCAACACCGAGGGGTATAGCCGGCAGGCCGTGGTGCTTCAGGATGGCCAATACATCCAGTTTTCCCCCGGCCAGTTGGGAACCGGTGTCCAGGCGGCCGAAATCATCCGTTATTTCGACGAATACATCGAGGCCCGGTACAATACCAAGAGCGCCGAGGAGCAGCGGTGGGCCACGCTTCACGAGAACTTGCAGGGCGTGGAGGGGATTCTGAGCGAGGCCACGACCAAGGGGATCGGCTCCGCGTTGGAGCAGTTCTGGGCGGATTGGCAAACCCTGTCCGGGGACCCGCGCAATGGGAGCGTCCGGGCCGAGTTGCTGGGACACGTTTCGGCGTTGGAGAGCGCTATCCAGACGGCCGAGGATGGCCTGCAAGCCATGCAGTTGGCCGCGGATGACGCTATTTCCCGGGAAGTGGAGGACATCAACGGCATTTTGTCGAGTATCGCCGCCGTCAACGCCCAGATCGCGACGATCGAGGCGTCGGGAACGAACAACGCCAATGGCCTGCGCGACGAGCGCGCCTCCCTGGTCCGGGATTTGGCCGAAAAGATGGATATCACCTACATCGACAACGGCCTCGGCAACGTGACCGTTTTGACCAAGGCCGGGCATACCCTGGTCGATGGGACCGAGGTTTTTCGTCTGGCCTTCGAGGCTCCCCAGGCCATCGCCGATCTGACCAAGACCTCGACCTTCGATGGCACCATCTCCTTCGATGGGGAAAGTTCCAGCGAATACACGGTGGAGATCGTTGATCCCGGCCTCGTTGGCGCCGCCACGTACAAGGTCTCGCTGGACGGCGGGAATACCTGGCTCAAGGACGCGAACGGCGTCAGCGTGTTCACGACCACCGAAAAGGGAGCCTTGCTGCCCGATGGCAAGGGCTCCCTGGCTTTTGATTC harbors:
- a CDS encoding flagellar basal body P-ring protein FlgI, which translates into the protein MFGHSRLYRYATAALCALVLGLGLTASAGAVRLKDIANFGGVRSNDLVGYGLVVGLAGTGDKNAPFTMQSMANMLDSMGVQVDRASIKPKNVAAVMVTAKMPVSSRPGARMDVTVSSMGDASSLLGGVLLMTPLKGVDGNVYALSQGPLIVGGFSAGGDATQATKNITTVARIPSGAIIERGVPFTFNDQQNVTINMHGEDFSTTKRVADAVNRALGGTFAQARDVATVNLAVPPRYQGDIVTLMASLENLEISPDSRAKVVVDEKTGTVVLGANVSLSRVAVSHGNLNVVVSEQPQVSQPGAFSPGQTVVTPQTQVGVREEQRRLVLMDGASIQELVDGLNAIGATPRDLISILRTMKAAGALHAELEVL
- a CDS encoding flagellar protein FlgN, giving the protein MECAMLEIITDSLTRQTKGSQLLTILLQEEYALLRASKPDQVAALELTIQELIRQLVREREFLLRILRAGGFAKLRPYLDTLDETARVGVETTLARLSDFEQTSARQATINADLAMALWTQSGELLRHFQNKVAPRERNTYTAKGTWYNRPTTAALVRGRL